A single Kwoniella bestiolae CBS 10118 chromosome 6, complete sequence DNA region contains:
- a CDS encoding GTP-binding protein rhoA has translation MSGEIRRKLVIVGDGACGKTCLLIVFSKGMFPEVYVPTVFENYVADVEVDGKKVELALWDTAGQEDYDRLRPLSYPDSHVILICFAIDSPDSLDNVQEKWISEVLHFCQGLPIILVACKKDLRDDQKTVQDLARMNQRPVTRAEGLAVAQKIGAQGYVECSAKTGEGVREVFQTATRHALMSKKSGRSKKGKGCVVL, from the exons atgtcaggAGAGATCAGGCGGAAGTTAGTTATCGTAG GTGATGGTGCTTGTGGTAAAACATGTCT CCTCATCGTCTTCAGCAAGGGCATGTTCCCAGAG GTTTACGTCCCTACCGTATTCGAGAACTACGTTGCCGATGTAGAAGTAGATGGTAAGAAGGTTGAGCTAGCTCTTTGGGATACCGCTGGTCAA GAAGACTACGA TCGACTCCGACCCCTCTCCTACCCCGATTCACacgtcatcctcatctgtTTCGCCATTGACTCTCCTGATTCTCTTGATAACGTGCAAGAAAAG TGGATTTCCGAGGTCCTCCACTTCTGCCAAGGTCTTCCAATTATCCTCGTTGCCTGTAAAAAGGATCTCCGAGATGACCAAAAGACCGTTCAAGATCTCGCTAGAATGAACCAAAGACCCGTTACCCGAGCCGAAGGTTTGGCTGTCGCTCAGAAGATTGGTGCTCAAGGTTATGTCGAATGTAGTGCTAAGACCGGTGAAGGTGTTAGAGAAGTGTTCCAAACCGCGACAAGACAtgctttgatg AGCAAGAAATCAGGACGATCcaagaaaggaaaaggtTGTGTCGTACTCTAA
- a CDS encoding ADP-ribosylation factor: MGLSISKLLNGLFGKKEMRILMVGLDAAGKTTILYKLKLGEIVTTIPTIGFNVETVEYKNISFTVWDVGGQDKIRPLWRHYFQNTQGIIFVVDSNDRERITEAREELQRMLSEDELRDALLLVFANKQDLPNAMNAAEITDKLGLHSLRQRSWYIQAACATSGDGLYEGLEWLSTNLKRKT; this comes from the exons ATGGGTCTTTCCATCTCAAAACTCCTCAACGGCCTCTTCGGCAAGAAGGAAATGC GAATTCTTATGGTTGGTCTCGATGCTGCTGGTAAAACCACCATCTTGTATAAACTCAAGTTGGGTGAAATCGTCACCACTATCCCAACTATCG GTTTCAACGTCGAGACTGTCGAGTACAAGAACATTTCTTTCACCGTGTGGGATGTCGGAGGTCAAGACAAGATCAGACCTTTGTGGAGACATT ACTTCCAAAACACCCAAGGTATCATCTTCGTAGTGGACTCCAACGATAGAGAGCGTATCACTGAGGCTCGAGAGGAAT TACAACGGATGCTCAGCGAGGATGAGTTGAGAGACGCTTTACTCTTGGTCTTTGCCAACAaacaa GATCTCCCCAATGCCATGAATGCTGCCGAGATCACTGACAAGCTTGGTCTTCACTCCCTCCGACAACGATCATGGTACATCCAAGCGGCCTGTGCAACTTCCGGTGATGGTCTCTACGAGGGTCTCGAATGG CTCTCCACCAACCTCAAGAGAAAGACCTAA